One Acidimicrobiia bacterium DNA segment encodes these proteins:
- a CDS encoding FHA domain-containing protein has product MSDGVLTILKFCLFALLYLFLARVVWTVVSEMRGAPAPVPAPVEARPAPAKAKPTPRRPWRLVVLEPEAANGRTFEVHGELTIGRAAGCGVSLPDDTYVSNVHARVNERNGEVLLEDLGSTNGTLVDGSTITAPRTLRKGDRIQIGQTVLEVAR; this is encoded by the coding sequence GTGTCCGACGGCGTGCTCACGATCCTGAAGTTCTGCCTGTTCGCGCTCCTCTATCTGTTCCTCGCGCGCGTGGTGTGGACGGTGGTGTCGGAGATGCGGGGCGCACCGGCACCCGTTCCCGCGCCCGTCGAGGCCCGCCCCGCACCGGCCAAGGCGAAGCCCACGCCCCGCCGACCGTGGCGCCTCGTCGTCCTCGAGCCCGAGGCCGCGAACGGCCGGACGTTCGAGGTCCACGGCGAGCTCACGATCGGTCGGGCTGCGGGGTGCGGCGTGTCGCTCCCCGACGACACCTACGTGTCGAACGTGCACGCGCGCGTGAACGAACGCAACGGCGAGGTCCTGCTCGAAGATCTCGGCTCGACCAACGGCACGCTCGTCGACGGATCGACGATCACCGCGCCGCGCACCTTGCGCAAGGGTGACCGGATTCAAATCGGCCAGACCGTGCTCGAGGTCGCCCGTTGA